A segment of the Vagococcus hydrophili genome:
CGGGCTACTTTCATTAAATTTAATGCTTAATTGGTTTTCATATACCTTAAGAGATTGGCTAGAATTTACGATTATTTTTATTATTATTTATGCAACGATTGCCTTTATTTCTATGATGCGAGTGAAGTTAAGCTTAGATAAAATCAATGAAAAGTTAAATAAAAAGGAGTGAGTCAAATGACACAAGTGATAACGTTAAACAATGTAACTAAAAAATTTAAAGAAAAAGAAGTCTTAAAAAATATTTCCTTAGAAATAAATCAAGGGGAGTGTGTGGCGCTTTTAGGTAAAAATGGTGCGGGGAAAAGTACGTTAATTAGTCTGATTTTGGGATTGTTTTATCCAAATGAAGGAGAAATTGAATTATACGATAAAAAAGAAGAAGTTGGATTTCTATCTCAAAAAACGCGTTTTCCTGATGATGTGACGATTCAAGAGATGCTGGGTTTTGTGGCTAGTTTTTCTAGTAATGCGTTAAATAAAGAGGAAATTGATCACATTCTAAAATTTGAAGAAAGTAAATACAAACAACTAATTCATACTTGTTCAGGTGGTGAACAGCGTTTGTTTGATATGTGTTTAGCAATTATCAACCGACCTAAATTTTTGATTGTGGACGAGCCAACAGCGGGAATGGATACGTCAACACGTAATCATTTTTGGCAGGTAATGGAGGAATTGAAAGAGCGGGGAACTACGATTTTATTTACCACTCATTATGTGGAAGAAGTCGATTATTGTGCGGATCGAGTTGTTTTGTTAGATGATGGTGTCATTAGGGCGGACAATACGCCCTATCATTTGCGAACATTGAACAAACGAAAAAGAGTAGCGATTGAAAAAGAAACGTATACTCTTTTTGAAAAAGAACTAAACGAAGTAGCGGACAGTTTTAAAATCACTGTTTCAGAGAAATCAGATATTATCATCTGGGAATTTAAGAATAATCTTTCAAATGAAGTCATTCAAAGTCTGTTACGAATAGGTCTGTCTTTTGAAAATATCGAAGTAACCAATACATCCTTACTTAATACTATTTTTGCCAATGAATTATCAGAAGAGGAGGAAATCTAAATGAACGCTTTAATGAAAATCGAAGCCAAACGAATGATGCGGGATAAGACGACGTTTATTATGAGTATTGGTATGCCAATCTTTATGTATTTTGTTTTTACCTCTTTAATTCAAGTACCTGAAGAATATCAGAGTACTTTTTATAGAGAGTATTTAATTTCTATGACAGCCTTTAGTTTATGTAGCTTTTCTTTATTCACTTTTCCTTTTGATATTATTCAAGATCGAAAAAATGGGTGGAGTATGCGGTTGAAACACGTTAATTTAAGTACTTTTGAAATTTATTTTGTCAAAATGATTAAGATGATTGTGATGTATATTGTGGCAATTGCGTCTGTCTTTTTAGTGGGTGGTTATTTTAAAGGTGTTGAGATGACAGCTAAACAGTGGGGTGTTTCAGGGTTGGTATTATTGTTAGGTGGCATTCTTTTCTTAGGAATCGGCGTCATCATGAGTTTATTTAAAGAAATCAAAACAGCCTCTGTTTTTTCAAATATTCTTTATTTAGGAATGGCAGCTTTAGGTGGTTTGTGGATGCCAACGAGTCAATTTCCAGAGTGGATTCAACCGTACTCAAAAGCGATGCCAACGTATCAATTTAGAGAACTCGCTGTGGGGTATATTAATGATGGAAAAGTACCAGTGAATTCAATTTTGATTTTAATTGGTTATAGTGTTGGCTTTATTTTACTAGCTGTGGTGATTAATAAGAAGATGAAGAAGGATGTGAGGGAGTAAGAGATTACTTCCTTTTCTTTTTGGGTTATACTTTAGCTATAAAAGCGTAAGGGAGACTCACTCAAAATGAAAATCGGGATTATCGGTTTAGGCAATATTTTTCAAAAAGCCTATCTACCAACTTTATCAGAAAATAGACAGTTACATACGTATTATTTTGCAAGTAAAAATGAAGAAACAAAAAATAGGTTGAAAAATAATTATGGTTTTACCAATTTTGTAGAGACTCTAGATGATTTACTAGATTTGGGAATTGAAGCGTGCATGATCCACTCAGCAACCGTTGCTCATTACGAAGTAGCGAAGAAATGTTTAAATTCAGGCATTCATGTTTTGATGGATAAACCTCTTAGTGAAGAGTATGAAGAAACAAAAGAGTTAATTGAGCTCGCAGAAGAAAAGAACGTCACATTAATGACCGGATTCAATCGCCGTTTTGCGCCAAATGTAGATGTTTTAAAAGGACTCTCAAACAAACGGGTGATCTACTTAGAAAAAAATCGAGTATTTTCTGAATACGACTCTAAATTTGCTGTGTACGATCTGTTTTTACATCTCGTTGATACAGCCGTTTATTTGCTAGATAGTTCAAATATAAAGATTATTTCTTCGCATATTGAAGAAACAGATACACTAGACTACGTTACATTAACACTCCAAGCAAACCAAACCAAACCACAGCGATTGTGACAATGGATATGAAGAGTGGCGCTAACACTGAATTGTATCGTGTAACAAGTGATGAGGGGATTGTGACAGTATCTAATTTAGCTAAAACAACTCATCAAAAAGGGACTGAGATAACTGAAAAATTAGTCTCTGATTGGGAGAAAACATTAGTTACAAGAGGATTCGAACCAATGTTGAAAGTTTTCTTAGAAAGAATGGCTGGAGAAGGTAGGAGTGATTTGCGTCAAAAGAATGTGTTGCGTAGTCATGAGGTTTGCTTTGAAATATTAAATTAATTAAGAAATGTTTAAGATTGAAGGATTTTTCTTCAATCTTTTTGTTTTGATTGTTTTTGTAATCTTTTTGTAATATAATCGTAATATAAAGAAATGAACGAAATAAAAAACAGGAGGAAGAGAAAATGAAAAATAAGTTAATGTTGGTATGTGGGTTGGTTATTCTAGGGAGTGCCCCATTGTTGGTATATGGAGCAGAAGAACAAGGAACAAAAGCAACTGTTGAAGAAGTTAAAAAGGAAGAATTGAAAGAAACATCCTCTGAAACTAAAGAAGAACCAAAAACAACAGAATCCTCTGTGAAAAAAGAAGAAGTTAAAAAAGATGAGACTAAAAAAGAAGAAACTAAAAAGGAAGAAACAAAGCCAGCTGCGATGACATTACCAAAAGAATTACATGGTAAGTGGGTGGCATACAATGAAGGACAAAAATTAGATTTAACAATCTCAGGAAATATGTATGTTGATGGTAAAGGAACAGAATATAATGTAGTATCTTATAACCTAAAAGATGGTTTCTATACAGTTGCTTGGGATGTGGATGCTTTTGCTGAAAAATATGGAAAAGAAGCTCTAGGTAACCCACAACCATTTATTTTTAGTTATGACGCTAATAAAGATATCATCACAACAAGTGGCGGATTAGTGTACACAAGAAACGACAGAGATACTAACGAAGAAGACTATGACAAATACGTTAAAAACCAAGATTTACCAGGATTCTTACAAGATAAATGGGTTGCAACAGTTGAAGGTCAAAAAATCGAGTGGACAATAGGAGCTCGTAGTTTAAATGTAAATGGCGTATTAGAGTATAAAATTGATGCTTATGGTATCAAAGGTATTAATTATTCATTAATGTGGGATGTGGATGATTATATTAACCGTTACGGAAAACCAGGTAATTTCAACCCACAACCAATCATGTTTGATTATAACGAAAAAGATGATACTTTAGTTTCTGGAGATGCGGTCTTCACTCGTGCTAATAAAAACACAAAAGAAGAAGGCAAAAAAGACGAAGGAACAGCTGTTACTAAAAAAGATGAAACAAAACCAACTAAGAAAACAGGTGCTCTTCCTCAAACAGGAGAAAACGCAACAATTGGCTTAAGTGTTGTCGGTGGTGTAATTGCTATTTTAGGAAGTGCAGTCTTAATCAAAAAAAATAACTAATAAAAAAATCTAAAAGTCACCTACAGATTGTACTTTTCTGTAGGTGGCTTTTTTCACCATGCTATTGATATTTCCTTTGTATCTGGTTTAAAAATTCTGAAAACTCTGTTATTAAAAAGTCTGGTGATAAAATAGTGATAGCATTCCCAAAAGTCAGTAAATAGTTCATTAGAAAAGTGAGCTCCTCTTTGTCAAAGGTTCCGACTAAAAAAGTTTGGTTCTTTTCAGTGAGGAGTTTTACTTGTGGATACTGACGATTTTTAAAAAGTGAGACAGAATCTTCTTTGATTAAACATTTAAAAGGAATTGATTTGGTTTGTTGATGATATTTTTCTAGTAAATCCCCAGTTGACTCATCTAAGCAAGGAAGATTAGATAAAGTGATGTTCTCAATTGAATCACAACGGAATTTTCGGAAATCTTTTTTATCCATATCCCAAGTCAGTAAGTACCATTCTCCGTAGTTCAAAATAAGCTGTAAAGGTTGTGAAATCCGGGTTTCTTGTGTGTATCTAGTGTAGTTAAAAGTAATGACTTTCTGCTCAACAATGACTTGAAATAAATCACTTAGTACAAAACAAGGCTCAGGTGTTTGGAATTGTTCAAATACAACGAGCTGATCTAAACGATGAGTCGAAGAATTGTGGGTGGAAGGAACAATGGACAGTAATTTATTTTTTAAATCTGTGTATGATTGGTCAAAAGGATTATCATTAAGATGCTTAAATAATTGTAAGGCTAAAAACAAGGAATACCATTCATTTTGATTAAAATAGACAGGAGGTAGGCTGCTATTTTTAAGAACTTGGTAACCACCGTATCTACCCTTATCAACGGTAATCGGGGCGCCGATTTCTTCTAAAGCCTCGATATCTCGCAATGCTGTTCGTTTAGAAATATCAAATTCTGTAGCTAAGTCATTGAGGTTGAATTGTTTCTTTTGATTAATAAAAAAGAGTTCTGCGATAAGTCGTTCATTTTTCTTCATATTTATTCTCCTAACGGTGACAGGTTTTGTCACTGATGGTGATTACAATCAAAGTATCACAAAAGTAAGAAAAGGGGAAATAAGATGAATGAAGTAAATTTTGCAGAAATGACAATACAAGGTGGAAAAATCAGAACGGATAACCAACATGTGGAAGAGATTGTTTCTTTATGGATGAAAGTACCACAATTGAATTTAGTGGGAGAAGTTTATGCTGTGTATTATAATTATGAATCAGATCATACAGGAAAATATGATTTACTCATTGGAAGTACTAACAATACATGTGAAGAGACAGTTCAATTGTTACCTGGTAAGTATCTAGTGGTGGATGTGGAAAAAGGAACACCGGAATTAATTGGCGCAGCGTGGCAAACTATCTGGTCTAATCAAGAAATTTACGAACAAAGAGCTTTTACAACAGATTTTGAACGTTACTTAGAAGATGGTAGTGCCAAGATATACTTAGCTATTAAATAAATAAAGTTGACAAATATGAGGAAATGATGAATAATACTCTTAATATATTTTAATAAATAAAAAAACGATGACGGGATAAGTAAAATAAGCAGCGATTTAAAGAGAGCTCATGTTGGTGTGAATTGAGTAATTGACGTTATTTGAAAATGGTCCTTGAGTTTCATTGAAGGTGAGTGTTAAACACAAGCTGACAACGGGTCCGCCCGATAAAGCGGTAGGAATCGGTTTTTGGTTCTGAGATTAGAGGTGGAGAATTTATTTTCCATAAACTAAGGTGGTAACACGAAGCTCAAGCTTTCGTCCTTTACAGGATGAAGGCTTTTTTTGTTTATTAAAATAAAAAAAGGAGGAAATAAACATGTCAAACATCACAAAAATTCAATCATATATTAAGGAGAGTTTACCAACTTACCAAGATTTAGCTTTAGATATTCACGATCATCCGGAGGTTAGTAATTATGAGTTTTATTCCTCAGAAGTTTTAGTAAAGCAACTAAAAGCAGAAGGATTTGAAGTTCAGTACGATGTAGCAGGGCACAGAACAGGATTTGATGCCCGTTATAAATCCGAAAAGATAGGACCAACCTTAGTATTTTTGGCAGAATATGACGCATTACCTGGTATTGGACATGCTTGTGGGCACAATTTATTTGGCACAACCTCGGTCCTAGCAGCTAGTGCCTTGAAACAAGTAGTCGATGAAATTGGTGGAGAAATTCGAGTGTATGGAACCCCTGGTGAGGAGGGGGAGAGAATGGGTCAGCCAAAGGAAGTTTTGTCAGAGAAGGCTTTTTTGAAGATGTGGATGCCGCATTATGTGTCCATCCTTCATATAAATACGGTAAAACAACGCCGTCTCTTGCCAATGATCCAGTGGATATTAAATTTTTCGGACGAGCTTCTCATGCTTCAGCTGCTCCTGAAAAAGGAATCAATGCCCTAGATGCAGTCATTCAAACGTACAATGCTATCAATGCTTTGAGAGAACATTTGCCAGCAGATGTTAGAATTCATGGTGTCATTACTGATGGTGGAGTGGCAGCGAATGTCGTACCAGAATTTGCCTCAGCAAGGTTTTATTTACGAGCAGCCACACGTACTACTTTAAATGAAGTCTATGAAAAAGTTGAGAATATCGTGAAAGGAGCCGCTCTTCAAACAGGCTGTACCTATGAATTTGGGTTATTTCAAAATTCAGTAGACGATACGATTGTAACACCAAGTTTTGATGAACTATTTTTCAAGCAAGTTGAAGCGTTAAATATACCAGAAATAGAGATTGAAACAGAAATCCCCATAAGTTTAGGGTCAACCGATGTAGGTAATGTGAGTCAAGTGATTCCAACGATTCAGCCAACTGTTTCTATTTCAGATACATACATAGCTGGGCATAGTATTGAGTTTAAAGCAGCGGCCCGCAGTGAAAAAGGCTTAGCATCCATTGGGATAGGAGCAGAGTTGTTAGCAAGAACAGCTTTAGAATTATTTATTAACCCAGAATTAGTTAAAGAGGTTAAAAATGAGCATCAAGCTGCGATAAAAAACTAAAAAAAAGACTAATAACAGGTGTTTTATCTGTTATTAGTCTTTTTAAAAGACAAAAACAAGAAAAAAGATAATGAAAAAATTAGTATACTATTAGTTGTAAGGGAAACAATATCGAGATAATCATTCTTTTTAAAGGGAATATGGGGGAAAAAGAATGAGACACTTAGATATTAAAAAAAGAATTCACACCGTCTATTAAGGAGACGGTGTCTTTTTTTTTGTTAAAAGTGGTATGATATACAGGAGTTGAAAGGAAATGATTTTAATGAGTATGAAGCAAACAATGGCAAAAATTAATGACTTTAGAGAAGAGCGAAATTGGCGTCAATTTCATAATGAGAAAGATTTAGCTCTGTCAATTTCTCTTGAAGCCAGTGAACTATTAGAAATATATCAGTGGAGAAGTGCCGAAGAGGGAAATCAAGATGTGGAACATTTAAAAGAAGAGATTGCAGATGTCCTCATTTACTCGTATATGATGGCAGATAACTTAGGATTTGATATTGATGAAATTATCGAAGAGAAGCTTGTAAAAAATGCCGTGAAATATCCTGTTGAAAAATGTTTGGCCAGAAGTCAAGAAAAGAGTATAAAATAAAGTAAACCACAGATTTAGTTATTCCAAATCGGAATAGCCAAATCTGTGGCTTTTTTGTAGAGTGCAGTGAAATCAAGGAAAAATAATCCAAAACAAGGGTATCATCGATAAAAAAATTTTTGCGAAAAATAATAAAAAAACTGTTAACCTATTTTTACTAAAGAGGATATGTTTTAACGGTTGGTTCATAATTTAGTGTTTTATCTTTTTCAGGTAAATGAATTTCAAAAATAGTGGGTCCGACTCGTGGATAAAAGCCGATCTCTTCAAAACTGGGCTCATTTAATACAGCAGATCTAAAATCAACCACCATCGCATCACCTGTTTGATCGAAGGAAACAAGTAATTTCTTTTTAGCTACATTGTAGATAAACTGTTCTCTTTCAAAAAAATAAAAATGGTCGTTCTGTCCTAAGTAAGTAAGCGGATCGATTTTTTCCTGTTTATAGTGATAAAAAGGAAGTTTAATCGTTTGTTCTAAATCAGTCGTTGTCAATCGGTCCTTTTTTTGCTGACTAATATCTTCATAGCCAAAAGTACGAGATTCAATCCCCCGATTGACACTAGACTCAAATACTTGTAGTTTTCGATAATCCTGGCTATATGAAAAACAGTAAAGAAGAAGACCGCTTTCGATGAAGATCAAAGTAAGAGAAACAATGAGGCTTATTTTTTTCCGTTTGGCATAAGGCAGAGCAACAAGGATAAAAAACAAAAGAACAAGAGCAATTAAAAGAGAAAGTGGAAATAAAGTATTCATTAACCATTCGGATTTTTGCCAATAGTAACTAGTCATATGTATCACCTCTGTGTATTTACTTAGTATTATACCTTATTAAAAACAATTAATAAAACAAATTTTGTTATAGTTGACATAGAACGAAATTTGTTATACTATGTATATAACAAAGAGGTGATGAAATGATTATAGAGATTGATATGACAAGCGAAACACCGATTTACACCCAGTTAGTTTATCAAATAAAACTAGGTTTGATTCAAGGGAAGATACATCCTGGAGATAGTTTACCAAGTGTTCGAAGCTTAGCAGGAGACATTGGGATTAATCTTCACACTGTGAATAAAGCGTACAAAGTTTTAGTTGGTGAGGGTGTCGTGACTCAAGTAAAAAAAGGGTACGAAATTTCCAAAGAAACACCACCAAAAATTAGTGAGTCATACAAGGAAGAGTTTAAAGAAAAACTATTCGATTTAATGATTGATGCAGCTGTTTTTGACATTGATGTGGATGGTTTACTTGAAGAGATGAAAGAAAATTTAAAAGGAGATGGGGCAGATGTTTGATTTAATACAATTAGTGATTCTGAATTTAATGATAGGTGTACTACTTGGGATTACTCCTTTTATTAGTCATGAAAGTTTACCGTTTGGAGTGGGGTTGTCACTAGATGATCACACAAGAGACATCGTTAAGCATCAAAAGAAAAGTTATTTAATGCTAAATATTGGCATCAGTTTACTTTTAACACTGATTATTTTAGTTGTAGGATTGACACAGAATGAACTTAAATTAGAGCAATTAGTTTATCTAAGTATAGGCGGTTTATTCATTCAAATTATTGTTTCCTTGGTTGTTTATGTGATAAAAAATAAACAACTTTTACAATTAAAAAAAGAGCTAGGACGTGATAATCACTCTTCTCAAAAAGTCGTTGTGGATTTATCTTTTAGAGATCAAAAATTAGTATTTCCAACGAGCTATTTGATCATTTTAAATCTTGTTTTTATTGCGGTGACTGTTCTTTATACAGTGTTTCATTATCAAGATATTCCAGCAACATTCGTTACTAAATGGGATACAAATATGAATCCTGTTCAGTGGAGTCAAAAAAGTTGGTTAACTGTTCTTGGCATACCGATGATGCAAGTATTTATTGCTAGTGTAATGGGCATTGCTAACCATTCGTTCCTTAAAGCAAAACAACGCTTAGATGTGAACAATCCAGAAGTTTCAGCAGCACAAAATAAAGCCTTTAGAAAAAAATCATCTTTAATGAACTTTATCATCTCAGTGATTGCCCAAATTTTACTGATGTTTGTCCAATTTTCCACAGTCTTTCAAATCATTGAGCCAGAAACAACCATGATTGCCTCAATTATTTTTACCGTTTTGTTAGTTGGAATGGTTATCTGGGTATCTGCTGTGTATGGTCAAGGTGGTAGCCGGTTGAAAAAAGTAAGACTTAATAATGAATCGATTGATTTAAAGGAAATCACTCAAACTTTTGAGGACGACACGCATTGGAAATGGGGCTTGTTTTATTACAACGCGGAAGATCCATCTGTTTGGGTTGAAAAAAGAATGGGCTTAGGAGTAACAACTAACTTTGCAAGATGGCAAACCTGGGTGTTTTTAGGATCGATTTTGATTATTCCGATTGTAGTAGTTTTGGTAATGAGCTAGAGAAAGCAACAAGGTTACATGAAGAAAAAAAGTATGTTATAATTTTTAATAGAGATTTTGTGAAAAAAGGATATGTGTAAGGCATTATGAATTCTTAAAAGAGTTTGTAACCACCTACATGTATCCTTTTTGTTTGAGAAACGTAAGGGAGAGGTTATTTGTTAAAAAAGAAGAATTATAAAGTTTACAATATTTCATTAATTATTTGCGTATTTTTCACTTTATGGGGGATCTTACCAGAAAGAATATTAGGAAAGGCAACTCTCGGGAATGTGACGGCAAAATCTCAAAGTTTTATATCGAATGAATTTGGTTGGTTATATACTTTGTTAATGCTATCATTTATTGTTATATGTTTTTATCTAATGTTTTCTAAATATGGGCAAATAAAATTAGGTAAACCCGAGGATAAGCCACAATTTAGTTATATTTCTTGGTTAGCCATGTTGTTTAGTGCAGGTATGGGAATCGGATTAATCTTTTGGGGTGTTTCGGAACCAATCATGCATTTACATGAGCCAGCAATAGCATCCACCGACACCATAAAAAATGCTAAAAATTCAATGAATTATACTTTTTTTCACTGGGGACTCCAACCATGGTCATTATATGCTTTTCTTGGATTGATTATTGCGTATCAAACGTTTCGACATGGTCGACCAGCACTGATAAGTGAAAGTGTGACGCCCTTATTTAAAGAAAAGCACCGTTCAAAAGTGGCGGACATAACTAACATTATAGCGATTATTGCAACTGTGTTTGGAGTAGCAACTTCACTAGGATTAGGGGCCCAACAAATTTCAGGTGGATTGAATTATTTAAATAAAGGAATTCCTAATGGCTTTATTACGCAGTTGATTGTCATTATCATTGTCACTATTTTATTCTTGATTAGTGCTACGTCAGGCTTAGATAAAGGTGTAAAAATACTGAGTAATGCGAATGTATTTTTTGCGATATTATTAATGCTAGTGGTGTTACTTATTGGTCCAACTTCATTTTTATTAGATTTATTTATTCAGAGTACAGGCCAGTACATCCAAAATCTACCTTCACTTAGTTTTAGAATGGCTCCATTTGATGTGGAAGCTAGGGAGTGGATTAATCGTTGGACCTTATTTTACTGGGCATGGTGGATTTCTTGGTCACCATACGTCTCTAGCTTTATAGCACGTATCTCAAAAGGAAGAACGATTAAAGAATTTATCGGTGGCGTTTTGATTATTCCAACGGTGTTTGCCTTTTTATGGTTTACCGTTTTTGGCGGATCAGCTATTTATCAAGAGCTATTTAATCAAGTGGATATCTTTAACGTGATCAATAGTGAAGGTGTCGAAATAGGTCTGTTCTCTCTCTTTGAAAATTACGGGGATTTTGGCAAAATATTAACAGGATTATCTATGCTGTTGATTTCTTCTTTCTTTATTACATCTGCTGATTCTGCCACTTTTGTGTTAGGGATGTTTAGTTCTGGAGGAGAGTTAGTACCTAGTAAGAGGATTCGGGTGACATGGGGATTGATCCAGTCTTCGATAGCGATTGTTTTATTATACGCAGGAGGACTAAAAGCACTTCAGGCTGTGTCTGTCTTAGCCTCATTTCCATTTATTTTCATTATCATTTTAATGAGCGTTAATTTCTTTAGATCACTTTCAAAAGATGATCGAGTGACTCTTGAAGATTAATTATAATAGAAGAGAGGTTGTGACAGAAGTGTTCGGCTTATTTCCGAAGAAGCTACTTATGTGACATCGTTTTGTTTGTAAAAAAAGAGACTGTGACGTACTTATCACAGTCTCTTTTATACGTTTATAGTAAGAAAATTTTGTCCTTACAAGCATCAATGGTTTCTTCATCCCATAGTGATACTTGAACTTCTCCGATGTGTGCTTTCCCTAAAAGAAGCATACACATGCGGCTTTGGCCGATTCCGCCACCCACTGTTAGTGGTAATTCGTGGTTAACGACTTGTTGATGGTAATCGTATTTCAAACGAGCATTGGCATTGGCTTTTTCTAATTGATCAAGCAAGGCTTTGTCGTCAACACGGATACCCATACTTGATAATTCCATAGCGCATTGTAATGGTTCGTGCCAAAAAAGTAAGTCACCGTTTAATGACCAATCATCGTAATCAGGTGAGCGGTTATCATGTGGTTGTCCGTTTTTTAGGATATCTCCAATTTGTAAAATAAAGGTTGTTGGGTGTTCTTTCACATAAGCATGTTCTCTTTCTTTTGAAGTTAAATCAGGGTACAGATCAGCTAATTCCTGACTTGTGACAAAAGAAATATTTGTATCAATAGAAGTATGGATACTTGGGTATTTAGTATGTAAACGACTAGCTGTTTCAGCCATGGCGTTAACTAAACCTTGAACCGTTTCTTTTAAATAGTCAATTGTTCGTTGTTCTTTTGTAATCACACGTTCCCAGTCCCATTGATCCACATAAATTGAATGCAAATTATCTAATTCTTCATCACGTCTGATGGCATTCATGTCTGCGTAAAGTCCGTTTCCTGAGTGGAAATCGTATTGTTTAAGTGCCACACGTTTCCATTTGGCTAATGAATGAACCACTTCCCCATTATCATCTAATGCTGGAACGTCAAAAGTAACCGGACGTTCGCTTCCACTTAAATTATCATTTAATCCCGAACGCTCATCGACAAATAAAGGTGCCGACACACGTTTTAATTTTAAACTACCAGTTAGAGCTTCTTCAAAACAACGTTTGATAAATCCAATCGCCGTTTGTGTATCATAGATGTTCAATGTAGATTCATATCCCGTTGGAATAATTGTTTTTCCCATAATTACTAACAACTCCTCTAATATTTTTACTGATTATTGTATCATACTATAAGTTATTCTAAAAATAAGATTTATTTTTTTAACTAATTAAGTTGATTTTAGATGGAATATCGATATAATTGATAGTGAGATTCATTATCAATTAGTGACAAGTTGTTTTTTTAGACAAACTTGTTAAAAATTGATCATGTTATTATAAGGGGGAGTTAGAGTGTGGAAAAAAATTCTATCATTGCTTAGTTTAAGTTTAGTAATGGTATTTTTAGTGAGTTGTAAGGGTTCAGAAGAAGGGGCTAAGGAAGCAACGACCAAAACAGTGGAAACTGAGATGGGAAAGGTTGAAATTCCAACAAAACCTAAAAAAGTATTGGTGAACTGGTACATTCATGATGTGGTGTCTTTAGGTGTGACACCAGTTGGCTATTTAGGTTGGGCTCAAGAAGCTATGCCGATGTATAAAGAGATGAAAGAAATTCCAGTCATTGAAA
Coding sequences within it:
- a CDS encoding BCCT family transporter; its protein translation is MLKKKNYKVYNISLIICVFFTLWGILPERILGKATLGNVTAKSQSFISNEFGWLYTLLMLSFIVICFYLMFSKYGQIKLGKPEDKPQFSYISWLAMLFSAGMGIGLIFWGVSEPIMHLHEPAIASTDTIKNAKNSMNYTFFHWGLQPWSLYAFLGLIIAYQTFRHGRPALISESVTPLFKEKHRSKVADITNIIAIIATVFGVATSLGLGAQQISGGLNYLNKGIPNGFITQLIVIIIVTILFLISATSGLDKGVKILSNANVFFAILLMLVVLLIGPTSFLLDLFIQSTGQYIQNLPSLSFRMAPFDVEAREWINRWTLFYWAWWISWSPYVSSFIARISKGRTIKEFIGGVLIIPTVFAFLWFTVFGGSAIYQELFNQVDIFNVINSEGVEIGLFSLFENYGDFGKILTGLSMLLISSFFITSADSATFVLGMFSSGGELVPSKRIRVTWGLIQSSIAIVLLYAGGLKALQAVSVLASFPFIFIIILMSVNFFRSLSKDDRVTLED
- the asnA gene encoding aspartate--ammonia ligase: MGKTIIPTGYESTLNIYDTQTAIGFIKRCFEEALTGSLKLKRVSAPLFVDERSGLNDNLSGSERPVTFDVPALDDNGEVVHSLAKWKRVALKQYDFHSGNGLYADMNAIRRDEELDNLHSIYVDQWDWERVITKEQRTIDYLKETVQGLVNAMAETASRLHTKYPSIHTSIDTNISFVTSQELADLYPDLTSKEREHAYVKEHPTTFILQIGDILKNGQPHDNRSPDYDDWSLNGDLLFWHEPLQCAMELSSMGIRVDDKALLDQLEKANANARLKYDYHQQVVNHELPLTVGGGIGQSRMCMLLLGKAHIGEVQVSLWDEETIDACKDKIFLL